In a genomic window of Struthio camelus isolate bStrCam1 chromosome 16, bStrCam1.hap1, whole genome shotgun sequence:
- the RAD51C gene encoding DNA repair protein RAD51 homolog 3 yields MQRDVGSLPLAPALRARLVAAGFQTAQELLETGPCGLSKEIGISKEEALEALQVVRQECRGDATRTAGAPGTSRKCTALELLEQEQAQGFIITFCSALDNILGGGVQLTKITEICGAPGVGKTQLCMQLAVDVQIPECFGGLAGEAVFIDTEGSFMVERVVDIATACVQHCQLIAEADQEEDHLKALETFSLENILSHIYYFRCRDYIELLAQVYLLPDFLSEHSKVRLVVIDGIAFPFRHDFEDLSLRTRLLNGLAQQLIIIANDHKAAVVLTNQMTTRIGQSQSTLVPALGESWGHAATVRLIFHWDNNQRLATLYKSPSQKESTIPYHVTPHGFRDVQLPAVTQKPEGTEMNPRKRPRREEEK; encoded by the exons atgcAGCGCGACGTGGGCAGCCTGCCGCTGGCGCCCGCCCTGCGAGCGCGGCTGGTGGCCGCCGGCTTCCAGACGgcgcaggagctgctggagaccggCCCCTGCGGGCTGAGCAAAG AAATTGGCATCTCCAAAGAAGAAGCGCTAGAAGCATTACAGGTTGTAAGGCAGGAATGTCGCGGTGATGCGACACGGACTGCTGGGGCACCTGGCACTTCCAGGAAGTGCACAGCACTGGAGCTATTGGAACAGGAGCAAGCCCAGGGTTTCATCATCACCTTTTGTTCAGCACTAGACAATATTCTCGGAGGTGGTGTGCAACTAACAAAAATCACCGAGATCTGTGGAGCACCCGGTGTTGGGAAAACACAGCTATG TATGCAGCTGGCGGTAGACGTACAGATCCCAGAATGCTTTGGGGGTCTAGCTGGAGAAGCAGTGTTCATTGATACCGAAGGAAGTTTTATGGTAGAGAGAGTAGTGGATATTGCAACTGCCTGTGTGCAGCATTGCCAACTTATTGCTGAAGCTGACCAAGAAGAAG atCATCTAAAAGCTTTGGAgactttttctcttgaaaatatcCTTTCTCACATATATTATTTCCGTTGCCGTGACTACATAGAGCTTCTAGCGCAGGTCTACCTCCTCCCAGACTTTCTTTCAGAGCATTCAAAG GTCCGACTGGTGGTAATTGATGGAATTGCATTTCCCTTTCGCCATGACTTTGAGGACCTCTCACTTCGCACAAGACTTTTGAATGGTCTTGCACAACAGCTGATCATCATAGCAAATGATCATAAAGCAGCA GTAGTTCTGACAAATCAAATGACAACGAGGATTGGACAAAGCCAGTCCACACTGGTACCTGCTTTAG GAGAAAGCTGGGGACACGCTGCTACTGTTCGTTTAATCTTTCACTGGGACAACAATCAAAG GTTGGCAACGTTGTACAAATCACCAAGTCAGAAGGAGTCAACCATACCATATCACGTTACA